From Candidatus Binatia bacterium, one genomic window encodes:
- a CDS encoding transporter substrate-binding domain-containing protein: MRRPLVGAALAAIIFLTQLSAAVADSTPAVLRVGTSGDYAPFSVRDAGGGFTGFDIAVARRLAADLGRPIEFTPFRWPDLVRQLEAGAFDMAMSGVTLRPDRAVQVLYTRPYVVTGAVAVIQKRDRTRFRSLADLDRSGVRIGVNAGGHLEQVARQRFGHARLLPVPENSSLPGILQRGDIDVAISEALEARTWPAKRFATIGPFTRDRKAYALAPGAGDLLRHVNEWLAAREADGWLDQQRRQWFGDRFALTPAQAGFEALAAAIDLRLQLMPLVVAVKQREHLPIEDPQQEARVLEHVRAAAAAVRLNPDDVAELFRVQIEAAKAVERSTPVASVPADLSLAQLRTAVAAASDQIIAEASRCRPWLGPSPARDRLDATLRSGLTASGVPPSLLRKLLDATYRVCSNGE; the protein is encoded by the coding sequence GCGCTGGCGGCCATCATCTTCCTAACGCAGCTTAGCGCTGCCGTTGCCGACAGCACTCCGGCGGTGCTCCGGGTCGGCACGAGCGGGGACTATGCGCCGTTCAGTGTCCGCGATGCGGGCGGTGGCTTCACGGGGTTCGACATCGCCGTGGCACGGCGTTTGGCGGCCGATCTCGGTCGCCCGATCGAGTTCACGCCCTTCCGCTGGCCCGACCTCGTGCGGCAGTTGGAGGCCGGCGCGTTCGATATGGCGATGAGTGGCGTGACTCTGCGCCCGGATCGAGCGGTGCAGGTCCTCTACACTCGGCCATACGTCGTCACTGGTGCCGTGGCCGTCATCCAGAAGCGTGACCGCACCAGATTCCGCAGCCTCGCGGACCTCGATCGCAGCGGCGTGCGGATCGGGGTCAATGCCGGCGGCCATCTCGAACAGGTGGCGCGCCAGCGGTTCGGCCACGCACGCCTGCTGCCGGTTCCGGAGAACTCCTCGCTGCCCGGCATCCTGCAACGCGGTGACATCGACGTGGCCATCAGTGAAGCATTGGAAGCGCGCACGTGGCCCGCCAAGCGGTTCGCCACGATCGGACCGTTCACGCGCGACCGCAAAGCATACGCGCTCGCGCCCGGTGCCGGCGACCTCTTGCGGCACGTCAACGAGTGGCTGGCCGCTCGCGAGGCCGACGGCTGGCTCGACCAGCAACGCCGGCAATGGTTCGGCGACCGCTTCGCGCTCACTCCGGCGCAAGCCGGCTTCGAGGCATTGGCGGCTGCCATCGACTTGCGCTTGCAGTTGATGCCGCTGGTGGTTGCGGTCAAACAGCGCGAGCACCTGCCGATTGAAGACCCGCAGCAAGAGGCGCGGGTACTGGAACACGTGCGTGCCGCGGCCGCGGCCGTCCGATTGAATCCAGACGACGTGGCGGAACTCTTTCGGGTGCAGATCGAAGCCGCGAAGGCCGTCGAGAGGTCCACACCTGTCGCATCGGTGCCGGCAGACCTTTCTCTGGCGCAGTTGCGCACGGCGGTCGCGGCGGCCAGCGATCAGATCATTGCGGAAGCGTCCCGCTGCCGGCCGTGGCTGGGTCCATCGCCGGCACGCGATCGGCTCGACGCGACCCTACGCAGCGGCCTCACTGCTTCCGGGGTGCCTCCGTCCCTACTGCGGAAACTGCTGGATGCGACTTACCGGGTTTGCAGCAATGGTGAGTGA